A single Crateriforma conspicua DNA region contains:
- a CDS encoding phage major capsid protein codes for MPKTQHAPLEADAESVPSSLRIVCDDAATITLAAAETPEEGKPSLRKFSMTAYTGGAMRLGGWPYPVVVDLAGMRVTRKSRPILKDHDRGSIVGHTDDIAITDKSLEVAGVISGVGATAQEVIATSENGFPWQASLGASADKVVFIPEGKTANANGREIKGPVYVARKSTLGEVSFVALGADDDTEARVAAENYADGDDPSDTDEDTDDLEPVNASLNMSTKPKSGSKTATASPVNDMRAEAAAESRRIAGIRKVCAGNHADIEADAIEQGWSTTKTELAVLRSERPKAPEQTQNSPRYSREVLEAAACLSVGIEEKTLLASYGEKTLNAANPLRHIGLRELVAECARMEGIDVPRVFGDGTATIRAGFSSMSLPSIMENVMNKTLLAAYQNTPIAAFDLCSVGTVTDFKEVARYRLLGTGGFEQVAPDGELKHGKLSEQKYSNKADTYGQILTLTRHDIINDDLSAFMDIPRQMGRSGAESIDDLFFTLLLKNAGFFSSANANLLQGADTKFGPDALTVAKTTFRKQKAGPGGKPKDQKPINIRPEYLVVPVELETEAELLMGSSQLMIDAQGSPTKIPVDNPHRNKYRIISTPHLSDSYYPGASAAAWYLFANPQVLPAFEIVFLNGRRTPIIERVEMPPNTLGMGFRSYIDFGVNSQDHRAAVKVAGE; via the coding sequence ATGCCGAAGACACAGCACGCGCCGCTTGAAGCCGACGCTGAATCCGTCCCTAGTTCGCTGCGAATCGTTTGTGATGACGCCGCGACGATCACGCTCGCCGCGGCCGAAACGCCAGAAGAAGGCAAGCCGTCGCTGCGTAAGTTTTCGATGACCGCGTACACCGGCGGTGCGATGCGGTTGGGCGGTTGGCCATATCCGGTTGTCGTTGACTTGGCTGGCATGCGAGTGACTCGCAAGTCGCGACCGATCTTGAAAGACCACGATCGGGGCAGCATTGTCGGACATACAGACGACATTGCGATCACCGACAAGTCGCTCGAAGTCGCCGGCGTCATTTCCGGTGTCGGTGCGACCGCGCAGGAAGTGATCGCGACCAGTGAGAACGGATTCCCTTGGCAAGCATCGCTGGGGGCGAGTGCCGACAAGGTTGTCTTCATCCCAGAAGGCAAGACGGCGAACGCCAACGGTCGCGAGATCAAAGGGCCAGTCTATGTCGCTCGCAAGTCCACGCTGGGCGAGGTTTCGTTCGTCGCTTTGGGTGCTGACGACGACACCGAGGCTCGCGTCGCTGCCGAAAACTACGCCGACGGTGATGACCCCAGCGACACGGATGAAGACACCGACGACCTCGAACCCGTCAACGCAAGCTTGAACATGAGCACGAAGCCAAAGTCCGGAAGCAAAACAGCCACCGCTTCACCGGTGAATGACATGCGAGCTGAGGCCGCGGCGGAATCCCGTCGCATCGCAGGTATTCGCAAAGTCTGTGCGGGCAATCACGCCGATATCGAAGCCGACGCGATCGAGCAAGGCTGGTCCACCACCAAAACGGAACTCGCCGTGCTGAGAAGCGAACGCCCCAAGGCTCCCGAACAGACGCAAAACTCACCACGCTACAGTCGCGAGGTCCTCGAAGCTGCCGCCTGTCTGTCGGTCGGCATCGAAGAAAAAACGCTGCTGGCCAGCTATGGCGAAAAGACGCTCAACGCCGCCAACCCGCTACGTCACATCGGCTTGCGTGAACTCGTCGCCGAGTGCGCTCGGATGGAAGGCATCGACGTGCCTCGCGTCTTTGGCGATGGTACGGCAACCATTCGAGCGGGTTTCAGTTCCATGAGTCTACCCAGCATCATGGAAAACGTCATGAACAAGACGTTGCTGGCCGCCTATCAAAACACGCCGATCGCCGCGTTCGATCTTTGCAGCGTCGGAACCGTCACCGATTTTAAGGAGGTGGCTCGATACCGTTTGCTTGGCACTGGCGGGTTTGAGCAGGTTGCTCCCGATGGCGAATTGAAACACGGCAAACTGTCCGAACAGAAGTACTCGAACAAGGCTGACACCTACGGTCAGATCCTTACGCTGACCCGGCACGACATCATCAACGATGACCTGTCGGCGTTCATGGATATCCCTCGTCAAATGGGACGCAGTGGTGCCGAGTCCATCGACGACTTGTTCTTCACACTGCTGCTCAAGAACGCCGGATTCTTCTCGTCCGCCAACGCCAACTTGCTGCAGGGAGCGGACACTAAGTTCGGCCCGGATGCACTGACCGTTGCCAAGACAACCTTCCGCAAGCAGAAAGCTGGTCCTGGCGGCAAACCCAAGGATCAAAAGCCGATCAACATCCGGCCTGAGTACTTGGTCGTTCCGGTGGAGTTGGAAACCGAAGCGGAACTGTTGATGGGATCGTCGCAGTTGATGATCGACGCGCAAGGGTCGCCGACGAAAATCCCTGTCGATAACCCGCACCGCAACAAGTACCGGATCATCAGCACACCGCATCTGTCGGACAGCTACTACCCCGGTGCCAGTGCTGCCGCGTGGTATCTCTTTGCGAATCCGCAGGTGCTGCCGGCGTTCGAGATCGTGTTCCTGAACGGTCGTCGAACGCCAATCATCGAGCGAGTCGAGATGCCTCCGAACACGCTCGGCATGGGCTTCCGGTCTTACATCGACTTTGGTGTGAACAGCCAAGACCACCGAGCCGCCGTGAAAGTCGCCGGCGAATGA
- a CDS encoding DUF2190 family protein has product MQAQFIHDGKQVDFTPDVDVPVGSIVIQGDLVGITKRDLKADVLGSIAVEGVFDMPKDSADAETYTAGQKIYATTDGIVTDVPDGSVLLGKVVADAAPTDNFVRVRLSQ; this is encoded by the coding sequence ATGCAAGCTCAATTCATTCACGACGGAAAACAAGTCGACTTCACACCCGACGTCGATGTCCCTGTTGGATCAATCGTCATTCAAGGTGATTTGGTTGGCATCACCAAACGTGATCTGAAGGCCGATGTTCTCGGCTCGATTGCCGTGGAAGGCGTGTTCGACATGCCCAAGGACTCGGCCGATGCGGAGACCTACACCGCTGGACAAAAAATTTATGCAACCACCGACGGCATCGTCACTGATGTGCCCGATGGATCGGTGTTGCTCGGCAAGGTCGTTGCTGACGCCGCGCCGACCGACAACTTCGTTCGCGTTCGCCTGAGCCAGTGA
- a CDS encoding capsid cement protein, with the protein MSNPIIAPVGAIYVHEGVTVPIVTDVEIPAGNVVVLGKLVGVAKFGICAKSRGSITVAGVFDVVKDPTTNIPTGTILYWSKISHHVIKNAYEHSMIGIAVEDAPPSSLTVKVKLIQ; encoded by the coding sequence GTGAGCAACCCCATCATCGCACCCGTCGGGGCGATCTACGTCCACGAAGGCGTGACGGTCCCGATCGTTACCGACGTTGAGATTCCGGCCGGCAATGTCGTTGTCCTTGGCAAGCTGGTCGGCGTTGCCAAGTTCGGCATCTGTGCCAAATCTCGCGGCAGCATCACCGTTGCTGGCGTATTCGATGTGGTGAAAGACCCGACAACCAACATTCCGACCGGCACCATTCTTTACTGGTCCAAGATCAGTCACCACGTCATCAAGAACGCTTACGAACACTCGATGATCGGCATCGCGGTTGAAGACGCGCCACCGAGTTCGCTGACCGTCAAAGTCAAATTGATTCAGTAA